In the Bicyclus anynana chromosome 6, ilBicAnyn1.1, whole genome shotgun sequence genome, one interval contains:
- the LOC112051148 gene encoding uncharacterized protein LOC112051148 → MYFDNTCYQPSKYTKHQIKPNEDKNDNEMDKWVSPSDLLIGKIKLKPPFTSKITRGKTHEGILTIGNGVLDKERAKFLISLKTLLEDNDAAWNDILINEKKQVIKKVQALFENIFKYKSDIMKQEVSIFYGKSLQELEMHMRSEIEMVLQSTRANIISYLNNEIRQKLQKERKILVNVLTKKYIAEMKNMKNYYKLLLDNELYRNDTLISQVLNERNDAVTAFYKQIESERLTSTMYVMSLERKKCLMKKMLLEYIQSSEISEKLKKIKENEEEIDVLYQKDVPIENINKEYETKIKKILQIFLKFISFSLKLLPEQTTFLLDLEKIVILQLNEIQKNPNNTSTVLFEEKEQLNEFIFPTINEETHDCINKPFVLFGDILAENASPHYGSSDTLPCSVDLPYFRLDRKYFYAKCHGYENIKAFLNSQICKCYFPSRLLSDSESRIIEPKTTTSNGESSNSKMDQAESSKESLLIDDFSRLQECPVRKCCDYIKKDYFPNLASYLDYNEENYKRVKAILGQIPKKIVPPKLISMKDIDKTEVPFAATKETHHTVETQYSSQEDLTIPEIECPCISKTLTKYAESHYRLKSTSSEALHEITLKRKRSLERLVDKNPNLLKIFNDECFDYKS, encoded by the coding sequence ATGTATTTTGATAACACTTGTTACCAGCCTTCCAAGTATACAAAACATCAAATAAAACCTAATGAAgataaaaatgataatgaaatgGATAAATGGGTATCTCCGAGCGATTTACTTATTggcaaaattaaattgaaaccaCCTTTCACATCAAAAATTACCAGAGGTAAAACACACGAAGGCATATTAACGATTGGCAATGGAGTATTAGACAAAGAACGAGctaagtttttaatttctttgaaaaCACTATTAGAAGACAACGATGCGGCATGGAATGATAtactaataaatgaaaaaaaacaagttatcAAAAAAGTTCAAGCtttgtttgaaaatatattcaaatacaaAAGTGACATTATGAAACAAGAAGTATCAATTTTTTATGGAAAATCGTTACAAGAATTAGAAATGCATATGCGATCTGAAATAGAAATGGTTTTGCAAAGTACCCGTGCTAATATAATATCTTATTTGAACAATGAAATACGTCAAAAGTTGCAAAAAGAgagaaaaatattagtaaacgtACTTACTAAAAAGTATATagctgaaatgaaaaatatgaaaaattactACAAACTTTTACTAGATAATGAATTATACAGAAATGATACATTGATAAGTCAAGTTCTTAATGAAAGGAATGACGCAGTAACAGCTTTTTACAAACAAATTGAATCAGAGAGACTTACTAGTACTATGTATGTTATGAGCTTAGAAAGAAAAAAGTgtctaatgaaaaaaatgcttTTAGAGTATATTCAAAGTTCTGAAATAAGTGAGaaactaaagaaaataaaagaaaacgaaGAAGAAATtgatgttttatatcaaaaagaTGTTccgatagaaaatattaataaggaatacgaaactaaaattaaaaaaattctccaaatatttttgaaattcataAGTTTCTCACTAAAACTGTTACCAGAACAAACTACGTTTTTGTTAGATCTAGAAAAAATAGTCATTTTACAATTAAATGAGATACAAAAAAATCCTAATAACACATCTACAGTTTTATTTGAAGAAAAAGAAcaattaaatgaatttatatttcCGACTATCAATGAAGAAACTCATGACTGTATAAATAAaccatttgttttatttggtgATATCTTAGCTGAAAATGCGTCTCCACATTATGGAAGTTCTGATACATTGCCGTGTAGTGTAGATCTGCCTTATTTTAGATTAGATAGAAAATACTTTTATGCTAAGTGTCATGGTtacgaaaatataaaagcttttttgAATTCACAAATATGCAAATGTTATTTTCCTAGCAGACTATTATCGGATAGTGAATCAAGAATAATTGAACCAAAGACAACGACATCCAATGGCGAATCGTCGAATAGTAAAATGGACCAAGCTGAGTCATCAAAAGAATCACTATTGATTGACGATTTTTCACGACTCCAAGAATGTCCTGTTAGAAAATGTtgtgattatataaaaaaagattactttCCTAACTTAGCATCCTATTTAGATTACAatgaagaaaattataaaagagtGAAAGCTATACTCGGTCAAATACCTAAAAAAATAGTTCCACCAAAACTAATATCAATGAAAGATATTGATAAAACCGAGGTACCGTTTGCTGCTACAAAAGAAACACATCACACCGTAGAGACACAATACTCGAGTCAAGAGGATCTTACTATACCTGAAATCGAATGTCCTTGTATTAGCAAAACACTGACAAAATATGCAGAATCACATTATAGGCTTAAATCAACTTCAAGCGAGGCTTTGCATGAAATAACGCTAAAACGCAAACGTTCATTAGAGCGTCTGGTCGATAAAAATCCCAAtttgcttaaaatatttaatgatgaATGTTTTGATTATAAATcgtaa